Proteins encoded by one window of Nicotiana tabacum cultivar K326 chromosome 10, ASM71507v2, whole genome shotgun sequence:
- the LOC142164676 gene encoding uncharacterized protein LOC142164676, whose product MYLHIPYSPPQYYYPPPDPHFSVHHAQTYTQPLAYAQWRPPAPQSPYLAPQNAHPPPRAYRNPPGTGFRPNQAFKNERLQKKKTFTPLGESYTSLFHRLRQLGMLNPIEAKLPNPPPKNLDRSVSCEYCSGTPGHDTEKCCKLKTAIQELIDTNRIKVQALEASNINQNPWPAHYETNMIEIVHKGGEPKKLSQTVMMIRASEAKPCEKSASEISVIKLNEANNEPSVEVKKGSSSGVAGKHERAKVVVPGVTNKPMVIVKAARTDPVIIKLVTQLPIVNSKAVPWNYERVTVTYKGKEVKEEVCETHGLTRSRRCFAPEELRKAKTSKDNPVLVKKLVTEEEAEEFLRKMKVKDYSIVEKLRKTPAQISLLS is encoded by the coding sequence ATGTACCTACACattccatatagcccaccacaatactactacccaccgccagatccccatttttccgtccatcacgcacaaacctatacccaacctcttGCTTACGCACAATGGCGTCCGCCAGCTCCACAAAGTCcatacctagctccacaaaatgcccatccacccccaagagcctacagaaatccccctggaacaggttttaggccaaatcaagcctttaagaatgagaggttgcagaaaaaaaagactttcactccattgggagaatcatatactagtctattccacagattgagacagttgggtatgttgaatccgatcgaggctaaactgccaaatccccctcccaaaaatcttgatcgctcggtgagttgtgagtattgttcaggaaccccgggtcatgacacagagaaatgctgtaaattgaaaacagctattcaggAGCTCATCGATACTAATCGGATTAAGGTCCAAGCCCTAGAGGCatccaatatcaaccagaacccgtgGCCAGCCCAttatgagacaaatatgattgagattgtgcataagggaggggagcctaagaagctttcacaaaccgtcatgatgattcgggctagtgaagccaagccgTGTGAAAAGTCAGCAAGTGAGAtatctgtgatcaagttgaacgaggcaaataatgaaccatctgtggaggtcaagaaggggtcctcaagtggtgttgcaggaaaacatgaaagagcaaaagtggttgtgccaggagtgacgaacaagcctatggtaattgtgaaggccgcccgcacagatcctgtcattatcaaactggtaactcaattaccgatagtcaacagcaaggcagtcccatggaattatgaacgagtgacagtgacttacaaggggaaagaggttaaagaagaagtgtgtgagacccatggtttgactcgatcgaggagatgctttgcccccgaagagttgagaaaagctaagacctccaaagataacccagtgttggtgaagaaacttgtgaccgaggaagaagcagaggaatttctgagaaagatgaaagtgaaggactattccattgtggagaagttaaggaagacaccggctcaaATCTCGCTATTGTCAtaa